The proteins below come from a single Chloroflexota bacterium genomic window:
- the nfi gene encoding deoxyribonuclease V, translated as MELHIQHRWDVSPEEAQQIQRDLAARVHIEPLSTQPRTIGGIDVSFPQRDVARAAVVIVRFPELTPIAQATAERPVSFPYIPGLLSFRETPAVLDALDQLSTLPDLLICDAQGLAHPRRLGLAAHLGVLLDHPTIGCAKSRLIGRHEEPPPERGAYTWLYDGQEIIGAAVRTRDGVKPVYVSVGHRIDLPGAIQMTLACCTRYRLPEPTRLAHQVAAGRTVVPPGAQLSLF; from the coding sequence ATGGAATTGCACATTCAACATCGTTGGGACGTATCCCCCGAGGAAGCGCAGCAGATCCAGCGGGATCTGGCCGCTCGCGTGCACATCGAGCCTCTGTCCACGCAGCCCCGCACGATCGGCGGCATCGACGTCAGCTTCCCCCAACGCGATGTGGCCCGCGCCGCCGTGGTCATCGTCCGCTTTCCCGAACTGACGCCCATCGCGCAGGCCACTGCCGAGCGCCCGGTGAGCTTTCCCTACATCCCCGGCCTGCTCTCCTTCCGTGAGACGCCGGCCGTGTTGGACGCCCTGGATCAACTGTCCACCCTGCCCGATCTGCTGATATGCGACGCGCAGGGATTGGCCCACCCCCGTCGATTAGGGCTGGCCGCGCACCTGGGCGTCCTGCTCGACCACCCCACCATCGGATGCGCCAAATCACGGCTGATCGGGCGCCACGAGGAGCCGCCCCCAGAGCGTGGCGCATACACGTGGCTCTACGACGGCCAGGAGATCATCGGCGCGGCCGTTCGCACCCGGGACGGCGTAAAGCCCGTCTATGTGAGCGTGGGCCACCGGATCGACCTGCCGGGGGCGATCCAGATGACGCTCGCCTGCTGCACGCGTTACCGCCTGCCCGAGCCCACCCGGCTGGCCCATCAGGTCGCAGCCGGACGCACCGTGGTCCCTCCCGGCGCCCAGCTTTCGCTCTTCTAA
- a CDS encoding NUDIX hydrolase has protein sequence MTTMRPHARDRWYRLRSDLQARLVALLMNALRALTLGQFPPVLSVGAIIVRDGEILLLHRPDGRFTLPGGVVRYGETCTQALQREVREETGLEVIAEDLLGIYSDPRRAGRFHSVVITYRCRPLNQRLHDSYEGRPLWVPLDQLPDSWSRETGLMIQDFMAGRHRLS, from the coding sequence ATGACAACCATGCGACCCCACGCGCGAGACCGGTGGTACAGGCTCCGGTCCGATCTGCAGGCCCGCCTCGTCGCCCTGCTCATGAACGCGCTACGAGCGCTCACGCTGGGACAGTTCCCGCCGGTGCTGTCCGTAGGAGCCATCATCGTGCGGGATGGGGAGATCCTGCTCCTGCACCGCCCGGATGGCCGATTCACCCTTCCCGGCGGCGTCGTGCGCTATGGGGAGACCTGCACCCAGGCGCTCCAGCGCGAGGTGCGAGAGGAAACAGGGCTGGAGGTCATCGCCGAAGACCTCCTGGGCATCTACTCGGATCCTCGGAGGGCGGGGCGCTTCCACAGCGTCGTCATCACTTATCGCTGCCGGCCGCTGAACCAACGCCTCCACGACAGCTACGAAGGTCGTCCCCTGTGGGTGCCTCTGGATCAACTGCCGGATAGCTGGTCACGCGAGACCGGACTGATGATCCAGGACTTCATGGCGGGGCGCCATCGGCTGAGTTAA
- a CDS encoding S1 RNA-binding domain-containing protein, whose amino-acid sequence MSEEIVLQENSEGQIEESSPTEGGEAPRPSGEPQEMPEAEANAREEEPTSAVEESPTATATEEAPPAESPAEEATEAATQEEPTAEASPEESAQPAEATAEPTAETTATPTAVETGEGEEKPKRRKKRRRRRRRPRAAALPPVEVKVIPRKKIIKPLKRGMELEGTVRRLAEFGAFIDIGVGTDGLVHISELSPTRVNKVSDVLQEGQTVKVWIKDLDREHNRISLTMIPPGTKTIRDLKEGEIVRGTVTRLVPYGAFVDIGIGREAMLHVREMAERYVARPEDVVQVGEELEARVISVDRRRQRVDLSLKGLRPEPEMEAEPEPIYEEEDEFPSVIALAFQKALGEDFQPRSRRERRPKRRRRRHEEYDEEMEEILSRTLHYQDIH is encoded by the coding sequence GTGAGCGAGGAAATCGTTCTGCAAGAGAATTCAGAAGGCCAGATTGAGGAGTCATCTCCGACTGAGGGTGGAGAAGCGCCTCGGCCGAGCGGCGAACCGCAAGAGATGCCCGAAGCCGAGGCGAACGCACGGGAAGAGGAGCCCACATCTGCCGTAGAGGAGTCCCCAACCGCCACCGCCACGGAGGAAGCCCCGCCAGCCGAATCGCCCGCGGAAGAGGCGACCGAGGCTGCCACACAAGAGGAGCCGACAGCAGAGGCATCCCCTGAGGAGAGCGCCCAGCCTGCCGAGGCCACAGCGGAGCCCACCGCCGAGACGACAGCAACGCCCACCGCCGTGGAGACGGGAGAGGGAGAGGAGAAACCCAAGCGACGCAAGAAGCGCCGCCGACGCCGGCGCCGCCCGCGCGCCGCGGCCCTACCTCCCGTCGAGGTGAAGGTGATCCCGCGCAAGAAGATCATCAAGCCGTTGAAGCGCGGCATGGAGCTGGAGGGCACCGTCCGCCGCCTGGCCGAATTTGGCGCCTTTATTGACATCGGCGTAGGCACCGACGGATTGGTCCACATCTCCGAGCTCTCTCCCACCCGGGTCAACAAGGTCAGCGACGTGCTCCAGGAGGGGCAGACGGTCAAGGTCTGGATCAAGGACCTGGATCGTGAGCACAACCGCATCAGCCTGACCATGATCCCGCCCGGGACGAAGACCATTCGCGATCTGAAAGAGGGCGAGATCGTGCGGGGAACCGTCACCCGGCTGGTCCCCTATGGCGCCTTCGTGGACATCGGCATCGGCCGGGAGGCCATGCTCCACGTGCGCGAGATGGCGGAGCGCTACGTGGCCCGGCCGGAGGATGTGGTACAGGTCGGCGAGGAGCTGGAAGCCCGCGTGATCTCCGTGGACCGGCGCCGACAGCGGGTGGATCTCAGCCTGAAGGGATTGCGTCCGGAGCCGGAGATGGAGGCGGAGCCAGAGCCCATTTACGAGGAAGAGGACGAGTTCCCGTCCGTCATCGCGTTGGCCTTCCAGAAAGCCCTGGGGGAGGACTTCCAACCCCGAAGCCGCAGGGAGCGACGTCCCAAGCGACGGCGACGACGACACGAGGAATACGACGAGGAGATGGAGGAGATCCTCTCCCGAACGCTTCATTATCAGGACATTCACTAA
- a CDS encoding NAD-dependent epimerase/dehydratase family protein yields the protein MKILITGGTGFVGSHTVAELIRGGHDVTLLVRKRERVRPALDPLGVEVATVIEGDVTDPRSVEQATLGCDATIHCASIYSLDPRASKTIRETNVRGTEIVLGTAHRLGHDPIVHVSSFAALIGERGKVLTPDAPPTRPLGAYFRSKADSERVARRYQDSGAPVVITYPGSVWGPHDPHFGESCQMAINILRGLWILTPKGTVPITDVRDLARLHLAIMEKRRGPRRYMAPSINVSIREAMTTMASLTGRRLGTLSLPVWMLLWPLRALDLLQRRIPFRLPVNFQAAYCVGLSHPLDDSATRSEFGIAPRPLEETLGDTVRWLIQAGHLSPERAGRLAWDGANHPQGG from the coding sequence ATGAAGATACTGATAACAGGCGGGACTGGCTTCGTCGGCTCCCATACCGTGGCCGAGCTGATACGCGGTGGGCATGATGTAACACTCCTGGTCCGGAAAAGGGAACGGGTGCGCCCGGCGCTTGATCCACTGGGTGTGGAAGTTGCAACCGTCATCGAGGGCGACGTTACCGATCCACGGTCTGTAGAGCAGGCCACCCTGGGATGTGACGCCACCATCCACTGCGCCTCCATTTACTCACTGGACCCGAGGGCGAGTAAAACCATCCGGGAAACGAATGTGCGGGGCACCGAGATCGTCCTCGGCACAGCTCACAGGCTGGGACACGATCCGATCGTACACGTGTCCAGCTTCGCAGCCCTGATCGGTGAACGAGGCAAAGTGCTGACCCCAGACGCGCCTCCCACAAGGCCCCTGGGCGCTTATTTCAGGTCCAAGGCCGACTCGGAACGCGTCGCCCGGCGATATCAGGACTCCGGCGCCCCGGTGGTTATCACCTACCCCGGTTCCGTCTGGGGCCCACACGATCCTCATTTTGGGGAAAGCTGCCAGATGGCCATAAACATTCTGCGCGGGCTATGGATCCTGACGCCAAAAGGCACCGTCCCCATCACCGATGTGCGCGACCTGGCCCGATTACACCTGGCGATCATGGAGAAAAGACGCGGCCCACGCCGTTACATGGCGCCATCCATCAACGTGTCCATTCGAGAGGCCATGACGACGATGGCCTCCTTAACCGGACGCCGGCTGGGGACCCTTTCGCTGCCGGTCTGGATGTTGTTGTGGCCGCTGCGAGCCCTCGACCTCCTGCAGCGCCGGATACCCTTCCGCCTGCCGGTGAACTTTCAGGCTGCCTACTGTGTGGGGCTTTCCCATCCGTTGGACGATTCGGCGACCCGGAGTGAGTTCGGCATCGCGCCGAGGCCGCTCGAGGAGACCCTTGGCGACACCGTCCGCTGGCTCATACAGGCTGGACATCTCTCCCCCGAGAGGGCCGGGCGGCTGGCATGGGACGGAGCAAACCATCCACAGGGAGGATAG
- a CDS encoding YncE family protein — translation MNRNLLIASSIVSALVLVALLLGVTGAWASPVGQVPAVPIAPTALVSGAISYQGRLLDGSGKPVDSARTMTFRLYAEASGGTALWSQTKSVSVEDGLFNVTLDVNPVLFDGRALWLGVQLQGETEMTPRQPLLPVPYALSLRPGAVISGVLGGNEDVAMLYAINKGSGAVGLYASGARAGVHAWSTDGAGVLATSENGYGGEFDSQNSSAVFGGTSSDAAAIWGENSGAGSGVAGSSVGGPGLDGKSVNGPGLHAQSINSTAGYFTSTHGAGVHANALGDHTAVVGENRGEGIGGYFTSTQGIGLAAASRDGHALVTIRPSLIQGPNPMQVALLRWYPAIQTSTSFGVGATPTGVAFDGANIWVTNQADGTVSVLKASSGRLEMTPGVGPGPRGIAFDGANMWIVNSGNATVSVVRASDGAQRMTASVGNGAGGIAFDGINMWITNNGDGTVSVLRASDGSPVMTIGVGSKPAGIAFDGTNMWIANNGDDTVSVLRASDGSHVMTRNVGSNPVGVAFDGANMWITNKGSGTVSVLRASDGSTVMTLNVGKGPMGIAFDGANMWIVNNGDDTVSVLRAVDGRLVATVPVGGDPEGIAFDGANMWITNSRDNTVSKR, via the coding sequence ATGAACCGAAACCTGTTGATCGCCTCAAGCATTGTGAGTGCGCTGGTGCTGGTCGCCCTGTTGCTGGGCGTGACCGGCGCGTGGGCCAGCCCTGTCGGGCAGGTCCCGGCGGTCCCCATAGCTCCGACGGCCCTCGTCTCCGGCGCCATCTCCTACCAGGGCCGCCTGCTGGACGGCAGCGGCAAGCCGGTGGACAGCGCACGGACGATGACCTTCCGCCTCTACGCTGAGGCGAGCGGTGGGACGGCGCTGTGGTCTCAAACGAAGAGCGTCTCGGTGGAGGATGGGCTGTTCAACGTAACCCTGGACGTGAACCCGGTGCTATTCGACGGGCGAGCACTGTGGCTGGGAGTGCAGTTGCAGGGCGAAACGGAGATGACCCCGCGCCAGCCATTGCTGCCCGTCCCCTATGCCCTCTCACTGCGGCCGGGGGCGGTGATCAGCGGCGTGCTGGGCGGGAACGAGGACGTCGCCATGCTGTACGCCATCAACAAGGGCAGCGGGGCGGTGGGCCTATATGCCAGCGGTGCCCGGGCCGGCGTCCACGCCTGGAGCACGGATGGGGCCGGCGTGCTGGCCACGAGCGAGAACGGATACGGCGGTGAGTTCGACAGCCAGAACTCGTCAGCGGTGTTCGGCGGCACCAGCTCCGATGCCGCGGCCATCTGGGGCGAGAACTCCGGAGCCGGATCTGGCGTGGCCGGGAGCAGCGTCGGCGGCCCCGGCCTCGACGGCAAAAGCGTCAACGGCCCGGGGCTGCACGCTCAGAGCATCAACAGCACGGCCGGCTACTTCACCAGTACCCACGGGGCGGGCGTCCATGCAAATGCCCTGGGCGACCATACGGCCGTCGTCGGCGAGAACCGGGGGGAGGGCATCGGCGGATATTTCACCAGCACCCAGGGTATCGGCCTGGCTGCTGCCAGCCGTGATGGGCACGCCCTGGTGACCATTCGCCCGTCGCTCATCCAGGGGCCGAACCCGATGCAGGTGGCCTTGCTCAGATGGTATCCCGCCATCCAGACGTCGACGAGCTTCGGCGTGGGAGCAACCCCCACGGGCGTCGCCTTTGACGGAGCCAACATATGGGTCACGAACCAGGCGGATGGCACCGTGAGTGTGCTGAAGGCCAGCAGCGGCCGTCTGGAGATGACCCCGGGCGTCGGCCCTGGCCCACGGGGTATCGCCTTCGACGGGGCCAACATGTGGATCGTCAACAGCGGGAACGCCACCGTGAGCGTGGTGAGGGCCAGCGACGGAGCGCAACGGATGACCGCTTCCGTCGGAAACGGGGCCGGGGGCATCGCCTTCGATGGGATCAACATGTGGATCACCAACAATGGCGACGGCACGGTGAGTGTACTGCGGGCCAGCGACGGCAGCCCCGTCATGACCATCGGCGTCGGCAGCAAGCCGGCCGGCATCGCCTTCGATGGGACCAACATGTGGATCGCCAACAATGGCGATGACACGGTGAGCGTGCTGCGGGCCAGCGACGGGAGCCACGTGATGACCCGTAACGTCGGGAGTAACCCGGTCGGGGTCGCCTTCGATGGGGCCAACATGTGGATCACCAACAAGGGGAGTGGCACGGTGAGCGTCCTGCGGGCCAGCGACGGCAGCACCGTCATGACCCTCAACGTCGGGAAAGGCCCGATGGGCATCGCCTTCGATGGGGCGAACATGTGGATTGTGAACAACGGCGACGACACCGTGAGCGTGCTGAGGGCCGTCGATGGCAGGCTGGTAGCCACCGTCCCCGTCGGTGGTGATCCGGAGGGCATCGCCTTCGATGGGGCCAATATGTGGATCACGAACAGCCGGGACAACACCGTCAGTAAGCGATAG
- a CDS encoding response regulator transcription factor: MTEKIRVLIADDHTLFRKGVRTMLEAEEDMQVVGEAATGQEALEQARALMPDVILMDIKMPDLDGVAAARVLHREMPHIGIIFVTMFEDDEFVFRGLQAGGRGYILKDADPETMLRAIRAVSHGESLLGPTVAQKVLRQFAALPGKQAPLIDELTPRELEVLTLIAEGHPNKEIARELSISEKTVKNHINNIFSKLHVYDRTQAMLYAIRKGLVKIE; this comes from the coding sequence ATGACAGAGAAGATCAGAGTCCTGATCGCTGACGACCACACCCTCTTCCGCAAGGGCGTCCGCACGATGTTGGAGGCGGAGGAGGACATGCAGGTGGTGGGCGAGGCCGCCACGGGCCAGGAGGCGTTGGAGCAGGCGCGAGCCCTGATGCCCGACGTCATCCTCATGGACATCAAGATGCCCGATCTGGATGGTGTGGCGGCCGCTCGCGTCCTTCACCGGGAGATGCCCCACATCGGCATCATCTTCGTCACCATGTTCGAGGACGACGAGTTCGTCTTCCGGGGATTGCAAGCCGGTGGCCGTGGCTACATCCTCAAGGACGCCGATCCGGAGACCATGTTGCGGGCCATCCGCGCTGTCTCCCACGGCGAGTCGCTCCTGGGCCCCACGGTCGCTCAAAAGGTGTTGCGCCAGTTCGCCGCCCTGCCCGGCAAGCAGGCTCCCCTGATCGATGAGCTCACCCCGCGTGAGCTGGAGGTGCTCACGCTCATCGCGGAGGGCCACCCCAACAAAGAGATCGCCCGGGAACTCTCCATCAGCGAGAAGACGGTGAAGAACCACATCAACAACATCTTCTCCAAACTCCACGTCTACGACCGCACCCAGGCCATGCTTTACGCCATCCGCAAGGGATTGGTGAAGATCGAGTAG